Proteins co-encoded in one Armatimonadota bacterium genomic window:
- a CDS encoding methyltransferase domain-containing protein, whose protein sequence is MRAIWLGSFLTDTVYLTAGALTSRFVGSPLQRAMARGRYRRLAPRYDADVVPQAGYFDALAAALDRLPAAPGLALDVSTGTGAAMGLLVRRFPGCRGVAVDLSPAMLQHAVQRGRREGWPVTFAVADAARLPFADRTFDLVTVQNAFPVPRELVRVTRPGGWIVLSYSTGGPAVPWVARALLRRLQQLGCTVAETQPAGPGRYFLARRGEVR, encoded by the coding sequence ATGCGGGCGATCTGGCTCGGGTCGTTCCTCACCGACACGGTCTACCTCACCGCGGGCGCGCTGACGTCGCGCTTCGTCGGCTCGCCGCTGCAGCGGGCCATGGCCCGCGGTCGCTACCGCCGCCTGGCGCCGCGCTACGACGCGGACGTCGTGCCACAGGCCGGCTACTTCGACGCGCTGGCAGCCGCCCTCGACCGCCTGCCTGCGGCGCCCGGCCTGGCCCTCGACGTCAGCACGGGCACGGGCGCCGCCATGGGGCTGCTGGTGCGCCGCTTCCCGGGCTGCCGTGGCGTCGCGGTCGACCTCTCACCCGCCATGCTCCAGCACGCCGTGCAGCGGGGGCGGCGCGAGGGCTGGCCGGTGACGTTCGCGGTGGCGGATGCGGCGCGCCTGCCCTTCGCCGACCGGACGTTCGACCTGGTCACCGTGCAGAACGCTTTCCCCGTGCCGCGGGAGCTCGTGCGGGTAACGCGGCCCGGTGGCTGGATCGTCTTGAGCTACTCGACAGGCGGCCCGGCGGTTCCGTGGGTGGCGCGCGCCCTCCTGCGGCGCCTGCAGCAGCTGGGCTGCACCGTGGCAGAGACGCAGCCTGCGGGTCCGGGGCGCTACTTCCTGGCCCGACGCGGGGAGGTCCGGTAG
- a CDS encoding PIG-L family deacetylase, with the protein MGVSCIVAAYNEECRIAGVLDAVRRVREVTEIIVVSDGSTDRTAEAAAAAGADLVVALPRNLGKGGAIMAGARRASEAVVLLLDADLANLNPAEISALVAPVLHDGRDMAVGVLARDVLQAVLPQLSGIRVVRRNALLAHPHLALTRFGFERALTAVARRERWTVARVPLTGVVHPTKEQKYGLLHGYQGKVRMTLEILAPHRRRRHGAHAVRRGVLVATGLAVVLGYLTMGLFTTSRAIGSQLEPFPDPVPGDRFLVVAAHADDEMLAAGGLMQRVLAAGGDVYVVLATNGDGNRLAAAIGGRRLIPRPADFIAEGMERQREAQRALGRLGVPQTHIFFLGYPDRGLMALAQQRRARSRPFVSPFTKSSRSPYPLAFRPNALYTGDDLQHDLETILLMVRPTAILVHHPADRHPDHQALFQFVRFALRARERDGLDPWPRLYTYLVHAWDFPRPLRYAPDADLLPPKSLRDQHRWLRFDLRPDELAAKQAAIRDYKTQMESPYLRLLLSSFIRQNELFAVAEP; encoded by the coding sequence GTGGGCGTCTCCTGTATCGTCGCCGCGTACAACGAGGAGTGCCGCATTGCGGGCGTGCTGGATGCCGTGCGCCGCGTGCGCGAGGTCACCGAGATCATCGTGGTCTCCGACGGGTCGACCGACCGCACGGCGGAGGCCGCCGCGGCGGCTGGCGCCGACCTGGTGGTGGCGCTCCCCAGGAACCTGGGCAAGGGCGGTGCCATCATGGCCGGGGCGCGGCGCGCCAGCGAGGCGGTGGTGTTGCTGCTGGACGCCGACCTGGCCAACCTCAACCCCGCGGAGATCTCCGCGCTCGTCGCGCCCGTGCTGCACGACGGTCGGGACATGGCCGTCGGGGTGCTCGCCCGCGACGTGCTGCAGGCGGTGCTACCGCAGCTGTCGGGGATCCGCGTGGTGCGCCGCAATGCGCTGCTAGCGCACCCCCACCTGGCCCTGACGCGCTTCGGGTTCGAGCGGGCGCTCACCGCGGTGGCACGGCGCGAGCGGTGGACGGTGGCCCGCGTGCCGCTCACCGGCGTCGTCCACCCCACCAAGGAACAGAAATACGGGCTGCTCCACGGCTACCAGGGCAAGGTCCGCATGACGCTGGAGATCCTGGCGCCGCACCGGCGGCGCCGGCATGGGGCCCACGCCGTGCGCCGTGGCGTCCTGGTAGCCACCGGGTTGGCCGTGGTGCTGGGGTATCTGACCATGGGACTGTTCACGACGTCACGGGCCATTGGCAGCCAGCTGGAACCGTTCCCGGACCCCGTCCCGGGTGACCGGTTCCTCGTCGTCGCCGCCCACGCGGACGACGAGATGCTGGCGGCGGGCGGATTGATGCAACGGGTCCTGGCCGCCGGCGGCGATGTCTACGTGGTCCTGGCCACCAACGGCGACGGCAACCGGCTGGCCGCCGCCATCGGCGGCCGGCGACTGATCCCGCGCCCCGCCGACTTCATCGCCGAAGGCATGGAGCGCCAGCGCGAAGCCCAGCGGGCGCTTGGCCGGCTGGGCGTGCCCCAGACGCACATCTTCTTCCTGGGGTACCCCGATCGGGGCCTAATGGCGCTGGCGCAGCAACGCCGGGCGCGCTCCCGCCCGTTCGTCTCCCCCTTCACCAAGTCGTCGCGGTCGCCCTACCCGCTGGCGTTTCGCCCCAACGCGCTCTACACCGGCGACGACCTCCAGCACGACCTGGAGACGATCCTGCTCATGGTGCGCCCCACGGCGATCCTGGTCCACCATCCCGCCGACCGCCATCCCGACCACCAGGCGCTGTTTCAGTTCGTCCGCTTCGCCCTGCGCGCGCGGGAGCGCGACGGGCTGGACCCGTGGCCGCGCCTGTACACCTACCTGGTGCACGCGTGGGACTTCCCGCGGCCGCTGCGCTACGCGCCGGACGCCGACCTGCTGCCGCCGAAGTCGCTGCGCGACCAGCACCGCTGGCTGCGCTTCGACCTGCGCCCCGACGAGCTGGCCGCCAAGCAGGCGGCCATCCGTGACTACAAGACCCAGATGGAGAGTCCCTACCTGCGCCTGCTGCTGTCGAGCTTCATCCGCCAGAACGAGCTCTTCGCCGTCGCCGAGCCCTAA
- a CDS encoding EamA family transporter, with amino-acid sequence MPRTPRGPAAPHDGTTRQAPPGAIATAAAGRAGPGATATLVGYAAVAGAAVLWGTIGLASHSLFARGMTPLGAATWRAVGGCVLLLVYSLVATRRVPRVAARDLPLFAAYGLVGVAGFMTIYYTAIALTTVATAAVLLYTAPAWVVVLARVWLGEPLSRAKVAAVGAVVAGCALTAGGGGSLRPSGVGVLAGLGAGLTYGLYSIFGKTALRRYPPLTVVTCALGSGGLVLLVAAGGLPPVPAGAAAALAYTVVGPTALAYLLYTTGLRRIEAGRASVVATIEPVVAAVGGALLLRQPFGPAQWLGAALVLIGVLVVQGGSLTDRTRS; translated from the coding sequence TTGCCGCGCACCCCGCGGGGGCCTGCAGCCCCCCACGACGGAACCACTCGCCAGGCCCCACCGGGGGCGATCGCCACGGCTGCAGCCGGGCGCGCGGGCCCGGGCGCCACGGCGACCCTCGTCGGGTACGCGGCGGTAGCGGGCGCGGCGGTGCTGTGGGGCACCATCGGGCTCGCCTCCCACAGCCTCTTCGCGCGCGGCATGACGCCGCTGGGTGCGGCCACGTGGCGCGCGGTGGGCGGGTGCGTGCTGCTGCTGGTCTACAGCCTCGTCGCCACCCGTCGCGTGCCGCGCGTCGCCGCGCGCGACCTCCCCCTGTTCGCGGCGTACGGCCTGGTGGGCGTCGCCGGGTTCATGACGATCTACTACACCGCCATCGCCCTGACCACGGTGGCCACCGCCGCCGTGCTGCTGTACACGGCACCGGCCTGGGTCGTGGTGCTGGCGCGGGTATGGCTCGGCGAACCGCTCTCGCGCGCCAAGGTGGCGGCCGTGGGCGCCGTCGTCGCCGGATGTGCGCTCACAGCCGGGGGCGGCGGATCGCTGCGCCCCAGCGGCGTCGGCGTGCTGGCCGGACTCGGCGCCGGGCTCACCTACGGCCTGTACAGCATCTTCGGCAAGACGGCGCTGCGCCGCTACCCGCCCCTCACGGTGGTCACCTGCGCCCTCGGCAGCGGGGGCCTCGTGCTGCTCGTGGCGGCGGGCGGCCTCCCGCCCGTACCCGCGGGCGCGGCCGCGGCGCTGGCGTACACCGTCGTCGGGCCCACCGCCCTGGCCTACCTGCTCTACACGACGGGCCTGCGGCGCATCGAGGCGGGCCGGGCCAGCGTTGTGGCGACGATCGAGCCGGTGGTGGCAGCGGTGGGCGGCGCGCTGCTCCTCCGCCAGCCCTTCGGACCGGCGCAGTGGCTGGGCGCGGCTCTGGTCCTGATCGGGGTGCTCGTGGTCCAGGGCGGGAGCCTGACTGACAGGACCCGATCCTGA
- a CDS encoding LLM class flavin-dependent oxidoreductase → MSSVRFGVRFNSASGTVADVVRWARLAEDLGFDDVWYCHDLMLRDAWVVLTAVAAATRRIRIGTCIVNPFSASPAELAMRAATLQEVSDGRFVLGIGPGDPPALSWVGLRQRRPVGGLREAVGLLRALLRGEATPWDGAVFRGWTAGARLRFPLHPTPIPIYVGGQGPRVLELMGEVADGGLPIAFPPETLPAAVAHIRAGAARSGRSLQGFDVAACVWWAVDETVEQAQAALRPLIAYYGPSLRAETLAPIGLTPSDFDGIREAVAAGDLRRAEALVTAPMYRLAIAGDPDQVLDRIAWLRTQGATQINVGPPLGLDKERALRLTAQHILARAR, encoded by the coding sequence GTGTCCTCTGTGCGCTTCGGGGTACGATTCAACAGCGCGTCGGGAACCGTTGCCGACGTGGTGCGGTGGGCGCGCCTGGCCGAGGACCTCGGCTTCGACGACGTCTGGTACTGCCACGACCTCATGCTGCGGGACGCCTGGGTGGTGCTGACGGCGGTCGCCGCGGCCACCCGGCGCATCCGGATCGGGACCTGCATCGTCAACCCGTTCTCGGCCAGCCCGGCGGAGCTGGCCATGCGCGCGGCGACCCTGCAGGAGGTCAGCGACGGACGGTTCGTGCTCGGCATCGGGCCGGGCGACCCACCGGCGCTGAGCTGGGTCGGGCTGCGCCAGCGCCGGCCGGTGGGCGGGCTGCGCGAGGCGGTCGGACTGTTGCGGGCCCTGCTGCGCGGCGAGGCCACGCCGTGGGACGGCGCGGTGTTCCGGGGGTGGACCGCCGGGGCGCGGCTGCGGTTTCCGCTGCACCCCACGCCGATCCCGATCTACGTCGGCGGACAGGGCCCGCGCGTCCTGGAGCTCATGGGCGAGGTGGCCGATGGCGGGCTGCCCATCGCCTTTCCACCCGAGACGCTGCCGGCGGCGGTGGCGCACATTCGCGCGGGCGCCGCGCGAAGCGGACGGTCGCTCCAGGGCTTCGACGTGGCTGCATGCGTCTGGTGGGCGGTCGACGAGACCGTAGAACAGGCGCAGGCGGCGCTGCGGCCGCTCATCGCCTACTACGGCCCCTCGCTGCGCGCGGAGACCCTGGCGCCCATCGGGCTGACGCCCAGCGACTTCGACGGGATCCGGGAGGCGGTCGCGGCGGGCGACCTCCGGCGCGCGGAGGCACTGGTGACGGCCCCCATGTACCGGCTGGCGATCGCGGGCGACCCCGACCAGGTGCTCGACCGCATCGCGTGGCTCCGCACCCAGGGAGCCACACAGATCAACGTCGGGCCGCCGCTGGGCCTGGACAAGGAGCGGGCGCTGCGCCTGACGGCGCAGCACATCCTCGCGCGCGCGCGATAA
- a CDS encoding L-2-amino-thiazoline-4-carboxylic acid hydrolase — protein sequence MEPCQTTVGTLRPHRVQKQVCRAAVADVLGPAVAEVVLQETGIADLPETLPAAPRDLAALAAELAPFVALYRALLHRCDRQTALRIVRRAIVESGLIGHAHAAQAPPEGPSAAQSPRAAPAADPSGPGLSLTSPPPPGFHATPATLREQFDVAMRYFSCEGRLLAYTPEYVRFHVTRCNWVRAMEQAGVPELIPFFCETDERFMDRHPTHRLDRPTAIGLGDPYCDFQFVPRAGGSTSPPRGDAE from the coding sequence ATGGAACCATGTCAGACCACCGTGGGTACGCTGCGTCCCCACCGCGTGCAGAAGCAGGTGTGCCGGGCTGCCGTGGCCGATGTCCTGGGCCCGGCGGTCGCCGAGGTCGTCCTCCAGGAAACTGGCATCGCGGACCTGCCCGAGACGCTCCCGGCGGCACCCCGGGACCTCGCCGCGCTGGCCGCGGAACTGGCGCCCTTCGTGGCGCTCTACCGGGCGCTGCTGCACCGGTGCGATCGGCAGACCGCACTGCGCATCGTCCGTCGCGCCATCGTCGAGTCAGGGCTCATCGGTCACGCCCACGCCGCGCAGGCCCCGCCGGAGGGACCGTCCGCGGCGCAATCGCCACGGGCCGCCCCGGCCGCAGACCCCTCCGGTCCGGGGCTTTCGCTCACGAGCCCCCCGCCGCCGGGATTCCACGCGACGCCCGCGACGCTACGCGAGCAGTTCGACGTGGCCATGCGCTACTTCTCGTGCGAGGGACGCTTGCTGGCGTACACGCCCGAGTACGTGCGGTTCCACGTCACCCGGTGCAACTGGGTGCGCGCCATGGAGCAGGCCGGCGTGCCCGAGTTGATTCCGTTCTTCTGCGAAACCGACGAGCGGTTCATGGACCGGCACCCGACGCACCGTCTCGACCGCCCCACGGCCATCGGCCTGGGCGATCCGTACTGCGACTTCCAGTTCGTGCCGCGAGCGGGCGGCAGCACCTCACCGCCAAGGGGGGACGCGGAATGA
- a CDS encoding ABC transporter substrate-binding protein: MRTTWRELADARSALAAPAPVTPVGNLLIVQGVDAESLDPHVTTSGASKGMMWAMYDKLLERSPDMKIVPWLATSYRVVNDTTWEFRLRDNVYFHNGEKFGAEHVRETIARFKHPQLRNVYAGQLRPVREVEVVNPLTVRIHTDGPFALLAEVLSLYCEMLPRAITSGQVDPTRQAIGTGPYRFTEWIPNQRMVMDFAPRPHFSGQPRLRRLVWRPVPEAATRLVELKTGAAHLITPVDPIQIPELEATRNVAIVRFRQLASQIVVLNMLKVRAFQDVRVRQALNYATDVDTLIRTVMRGAAYRLASAFGPGIPGYDETLRPYPYDPERARQLLVEAGYGGGFDVTLVTPEGRYLNDRLASEAIAGMWTRVGVRTRVQVMDWSPFVQGVLGKTHDAFFFQQVGVLLDATTSINFDSDRKGAAWQGYHNEEANRLIQEAPRTMDPTRRNEMYRRLNQILHRDCPWVYLWNQQGVYALQQRVKGWEPHVDGIIRLGNISLV, encoded by the coding sequence TTGCGCACCACGTGGCGGGAGCTCGCCGACGCGCGGTCCGCGCTGGCCGCCCCGGCGCCCGTCACCCCCGTCGGGAACCTCCTCATCGTCCAGGGCGTCGACGCCGAGTCGCTCGACCCGCACGTGACGACGTCCGGGGCGTCCAAGGGCATGATGTGGGCGATGTACGACAAGCTGCTCGAGCGATCGCCCGACATGAAGATCGTGCCCTGGCTGGCGACGTCCTACCGCGTGGTGAACGACACCACGTGGGAGTTCCGCCTGCGCGACAACGTGTACTTCCACAACGGCGAGAAGTTCGGTGCCGAGCACGTCCGCGAGACGATCGCACGGTTCAAGCACCCGCAGCTGCGCAACGTCTACGCGGGACAACTGCGGCCGGTGCGCGAGGTGGAGGTCGTCAATCCCCTCACGGTACGCATCCACACCGACGGCCCGTTCGCGCTGCTGGCCGAGGTGCTGTCGCTGTACTGCGAGATGCTGCCCAGGGCGATCACCAGCGGGCAGGTGGATCCCACCCGACAGGCGATCGGCACCGGCCCCTACCGGTTCACCGAATGGATCCCCAACCAGCGCATGGTGATGGACTTCGCGCCCCGCCCCCACTTCAGCGGCCAGCCCAGGCTGCGCCGCCTGGTGTGGCGCCCGGTGCCGGAAGCAGCGACCCGGCTCGTGGAGCTCAAAACCGGGGCCGCCCACCTCATCACGCCCGTGGATCCGATCCAGATCCCCGAGCTGGAGGCGACCAGGAACGTCGCGATCGTGCGGTTCCGTCAGCTCGCGTCGCAGATCGTCGTGTTGAACATGCTGAAGGTCCGGGCGTTCCAGGACGTCCGGGTGCGTCAGGCGCTCAACTACGCCACCGACGTGGACACCCTGATCCGCACCGTCATGCGCGGTGCCGCCTACCGCCTGGCCAGCGCCTTCGGGCCGGGCATCCCCGGGTACGACGAGACCCTGCGGCCGTACCCCTACGACCCCGAGCGTGCGCGGCAGCTGCTCGTCGAAGCCGGCTACGGCGGCGGGTTCGACGTGACGCTGGTCACCCCTGAAGGCCGCTACCTGAACGACCGGCTGGCCAGCGAAGCCATTGCCGGCATGTGGACCCGGGTGGGCGTGCGCACGCGCGTCCAGGTCATGGACTGGAGCCCGTTCGTGCAGGGCGTGCTCGGCAAGACGCACGACGCGTTCTTCTTCCAGCAAGTGGGCGTGCTGTTGGATGCCACCACGAGCATCAACTTCGACTCCGACCGCAAGGGCGCGGCCTGGCAAGGCTATCACAACGAGGAGGCCAACCGGCTGATCCAGGAGGCGCCCAGGACGATGGACCCGACGCGGCGCAACGAGATGTACCGACGCCTCAACCAGATCCTGCACCGCGACTGCCCGTGGGTCTACCTGTGGAACCAGCAGGGGGTCTACGCGCTGCAGCAGCGGGTGAAGGGTTGGGAGCCGCACGTGGACGGCATCATCCGGCTGGGGAACATCAGCCTCGTGTGA
- a CDS encoding ABC transporter permease — protein MTRFLLQRLVHLAWVVLAISILVFVLIHLSGDPIRLLTPLDARPEDIERVRRLYGLDKPLVLQYVDFLGRAVRGDLGESFRFGQPAMPLVLQRLPATALLAASTVAVTIAVGIPLGAWCGARAGSTADWAVSVGTFAGISLPSFWLGVLLILLFADRLRLLPASGFDGPAHLVLPVATLSVYTTGLIVRMVRADVIAVLGQEFVRTARAKGLPEGAVLGRHVVRNALLSTVTVLGLQLGSLLGGSVVVEAVFAWPGVGWLMLQAIQTRDLPLVRAVVLVVGTAFVLINLVVDLLYAALDPRIRYDHAG, from the coding sequence ATGACCCGGTTCCTGCTGCAACGACTGGTCCACCTCGCCTGGGTCGTGCTGGCCATCAGCATCCTCGTGTTCGTGCTGATCCACCTGAGCGGCGATCCCATTCGGCTGCTCACACCGCTCGACGCCCGCCCCGAAGACATCGAGCGCGTGCGACGGCTGTACGGGCTCGACAAACCCCTCGTGCTCCAGTACGTGGACTTCCTCGGCCGCGCGGTCCGCGGGGACCTGGGGGAGTCGTTCCGGTTCGGACAGCCGGCGATGCCCCTGGTGCTCCAGCGCCTGCCGGCCACCGCGCTGCTGGCGGCCAGCACCGTGGCTGTCACCATCGCCGTGGGGATCCCTCTCGGCGCCTGGTGTGGCGCCCGGGCCGGCAGCACCGCCGACTGGGCCGTGTCGGTGGGCACCTTCGCGGGGATCAGCCTGCCCTCGTTCTGGCTGGGCGTGCTCCTGATCCTGCTCTTCGCCGACCGCCTGCGGCTGCTGCCGGCCTCGGGGTTCGATGGCCCTGCGCACCTCGTCCTGCCGGTGGCCACGCTGTCGGTGTACACCACCGGCCTCATCGTCCGCATGGTCCGCGCCGACGTCATCGCCGTGCTCGGTCAGGAGTTCGTCCGCACCGCACGGGCCAAAGGGCTGCCCGAGGGCGCGGTCCTCGGCCGGCACGTGGTGCGCAACGCCCTGCTGTCGACGGTCACCGTGCTCGGCCTGCAGCTCGGCTCCCTGCTGGGTGGGTCGGTGGTCGTCGAGGCCGTGTTCGCCTGGCCGGGCGTCGGGTGGCTCATGCTCCAGGCGATTCAGACGCGGGACCTCCCGCTGGTGCGCGCCGTCGTGCTGGTCGTGGGCACGGCGTTCGTCCTCATCAACCTGGTCGTGGACTTGCTGTACGCCGCCCTCGACCCGCGCATTCGCTACGACCATGCGGGTTGA
- a CDS encoding ABC transporter permease: protein MPAPPRRHRRPVQFYVGITILACVAVAAAVGPYVTPHGYAEQDLLRSLQPPAWVSGDWSRPLGTDRLGRDLLARLVVGARVSMAVAALSVLLGGGLGTALGLAAGYFRGRVDRVVSRLIDIQLSFPPVFLAIAIMAALGQSLTKLVAVLAFVSWVQYARIARGNALAVREREFVQAARALGADEFRIVRRHVLPSIAPPLLVVGAVNISSVILAEAALSYLGLGVQPPTPAWGSMVSEGRAVQALAWWTTVFPGLAIAVLVAGANLLGDGLQRRRTT from the coding sequence GTGCCCGCACCGCCACGACGCCATCGCCGTCCCGTCCAGTTCTACGTGGGGATCACGATCCTCGCGTGCGTGGCCGTGGCGGCCGCCGTGGGACCGTACGTGACGCCCCACGGGTACGCCGAGCAGGACCTGCTGCGCTCGCTGCAGCCACCGGCCTGGGTCAGCGGCGACTGGTCCCGGCCGCTCGGCACAGACCGCCTGGGCCGCGACCTGCTGGCACGCCTCGTGGTGGGCGCGCGGGTGTCGATGGCCGTGGCGGCCCTCTCGGTGTTGCTCGGCGGGGGGCTCGGCACGGCGCTGGGGCTTGCCGCCGGGTACTTCCGGGGGCGCGTGGACCGCGTGGTGAGCCGGCTGATCGACATCCAGCTGTCCTTCCCGCCGGTGTTCCTGGCCATCGCCATCATGGCGGCGCTTGGCCAGAGCCTCACCAAGCTCGTGGCGGTCCTCGCCTTCGTGTCGTGGGTCCAGTACGCCCGTATCGCCCGCGGGAACGCCCTGGCGGTGCGCGAGCGTGAGTTCGTGCAGGCCGCACGGGCCCTGGGCGCCGACGAGTTCCGGATCGTGCGTCGGCACGTGCTGCCCTCCATCGCGCCGCCGCTCCTCGTCGTGGGAGCGGTCAACATCTCCAGCGTGATCCTGGCCGAGGCCGCGCTGAGCTATCTGGGCCTTGGGGTCCAGCCGCCCACGCCGGCCTGGGGCAGCATGGTGAGCGAAGGACGCGCCGTGCAGGCCCTGGCGTGGTGGACCACGGTGTTCCCGGGCCTCGCCATCGCGGTGCTCGTCGCCGGCGCGAACCTGCTGGGCGACGGCTTACAGAGGAGGAGGACGACATGA
- a CDS encoding amidohydrolase family protein: protein MTTLRLQHCRLVDGTGAPAVERAALVIADGRIAWCGPADDAPGSPAPGAPGPAADRTVDLDGLTVLPGLFNVHVHLGLRLPFPERRSDPFTPGYRVLLNYRRALEAILTGTTSLRVVGEPYFTDIDVREAIRRDLLPGPRLVCAGHALIATGGHGHNSVGCVEADGPDAFRRAAREQLRAGADLLKICLTGGIGTPGEAPADKQMTDDEVRAVVDVAHSAAKRVAVHVGGDRALQDAVRLGVDSIEHGYSFTDDTAAQMADAGTFLVPTLCVTQELEYLRRHGVQDWMLAKARQIAAEHLASIRRAVARGVTICCGTDLLPSDPVDGTVATIREVELLVEAGLTPLAAVRAATLDAARLCQVDHVTGSLEPGKAADLIAVAGRPDHDIRDLRNVRLVLKDGVVFRSQVPGLPDPGLLALGPAMAGGTFARIW, encoded by the coding sequence ATGACCACCCTGCGCCTGCAACACTGCCGGCTGGTGGACGGCACGGGGGCCCCTGCCGTGGAGCGTGCAGCACTCGTCATCGCCGACGGGCGCATCGCCTGGTGCGGGCCGGCAGACGACGCGCCGGGCTCGCCCGCACCCGGCGCCCCGGGACCGGCTGCGGACCGGACCGTGGACCTCGACGGGCTCACGGTGCTGCCCGGCCTGTTCAACGTCCACGTCCACCTGGGCCTGCGGTTGCCGTTCCCGGAGCGCCGGAGCGATCCGTTCACGCCCGGGTACCGCGTGCTGCTCAACTACCGCCGGGCGCTGGAGGCCATCCTGACCGGGACGACCAGCCTGCGGGTCGTCGGTGAGCCGTACTTCACCGACATCGACGTCCGTGAGGCGATCCGCCGCGACCTGCTCCCGGGACCGCGTCTCGTCTGTGCTGGGCACGCCCTCATCGCCACCGGCGGGCACGGGCACAACTCGGTCGGCTGCGTGGAAGCCGATGGCCCGGACGCCTTTCGCCGTGCGGCGCGCGAGCAGCTGCGTGCGGGCGCCGACCTGCTCAAGATCTGCCTCACGGGCGGCATCGGCACCCCGGGCGAGGCACCGGCCGACAAGCAGATGACCGACGACGAGGTGCGCGCCGTGGTGGACGTGGCGCACAGCGCCGCCAAGCGGGTGGCCGTCCACGTGGGCGGCGACCGCGCCCTGCAAGACGCCGTCCGCCTGGGGGTCGACTCCATCGAGCACGGCTACAGCTTCACGGACGACACCGCGGCGCAGATGGCCGACGCGGGGACGTTCCTCGTCCCCACCCTGTGCGTGACCCAGGAACTCGAATACCTGCGCCGCCACGGCGTCCAGGACTGGATGCTTGCCAAGGCCCGCCAGATCGCCGCGGAACACCTGGCGTCCATCCGGCGCGCCGTGGCGCGCGGCGTCACCATCTGCTGCGGCACCGATCTCCTCCCCAGCGATCCGGTGGACGGCACCGTGGCGACGATCCGGGAGGTCGAGCTCCTGGTGGAAGCAGGGCTGACGCCGCTGGCGGCGGTGCGCGCCGCCACGCTGGACGCCGCCCGTCTCTGTCAGGTGGACCACGTGACCGGGTCGCTGGAACCGGGGAAGGCGGCCGATCTGATCGCCGTGGCAGGACGACCGGACCACGACATCCGCGACCTGCGGAACGTGCGCCTGGTCCTCAAAGACGGCGTGGTGTTCCGCAGCCAGGTACCCGGCCTGCCCGATCCCGGCCTGCTGGCCCTGGGGCCGGCGATGGCAGGCGGCACGTTCGCCCGGATCTGGTAG
- a CDS encoding MFS transporter yields MRAPQGTTSAPAAGEALAPTVWRVGVVLGVAQFGFGAVIPLLPLYLTEHLHASVKLVGAIVATFALVETVFKTAWGGLTDRLGRKPVMIGGLVLSSLAPAVMVVLRVPVLFLPLRLVDGLGSAALWPAAAAAIADATPPHRRATGMAALNVCFLTGLALGPAAGLFVAGLAGDVRAGFVLASLLLLAGAVLAAWMFPGARPEAPARWNDYHSPVRPRDLQRLVAGNRIDPLLAALYLVAFVQMLGAGLLVPIAAIYARQVVGLSEHAIGVVFLVLVLAVAAATVPAGRLADRVGKARMVLLGMALGAAGMWAIPFATRLWELAGAAVLLGASYAASAPAWLALVSELAPPDRLGLAVGASETAQALGLVVGPLVGGLLWDAAGPQAPFVASAAVLTAGAVLAMTAVRRHEALVRETSGR; encoded by the coding sequence GTGAGGGCGCCACAGGGGACGACGTCGGCGCCGGCCGCGGGCGAGGCGCTGGCGCCGACGGTGTGGCGCGTCGGCGTCGTGCTGGGGGTGGCACAGTTCGGGTTTGGTGCCGTGATCCCGCTGCTGCCCCTCTACCTGACCGAGCACCTGCACGCCTCGGTGAAGCTGGTCGGCGCCATCGTGGCGACCTTCGCTCTGGTCGAGACGGTGTTCAAGACCGCGTGGGGTGGGTTGACCGACCGGCTGGGCCGCAAGCCGGTGATGATCGGCGGACTGGTGCTGAGCAGCCTGGCACCGGCGGTGATGGTCGTATTGCGCGTGCCCGTGCTGTTCCTACCGTTGCGCCTCGTCGACGGACTGGGCTCGGCAGCGCTGTGGCCCGCGGCGGCGGCTGCCATCGCCGATGCGACGCCGCCCCACCGGCGCGCCACCGGTATGGCCGCCCTGAACGTGTGCTTCCTCACCGGGCTGGCGCTGGGCCCGGCGGCGGGACTGTTCGTGGCCGGGCTGGCCGGCGACGTCCGCGCGGGCTTCGTGCTGGCGAGCCTGCTGCTGCTGGCCGGCGCCGTGCTGGCCGCGTGGATGTTCCCGGGTGCGCGGCCGGAGGCCCCGGCGCGCTGGAACGACTACCACTCGCCGGTACGGCCCCGCGACCTGCAGCGTCTGGTGGCGGGCAACCGCATAGACCCGTTGCTGGCGGCGCTGTACCTGGTGGCGTTCGTGCAGATGCTGGGCGCGGGCCTGCTGGTGCCGATCGCGGCCATCTACGCCAGGCAGGTGGTCGGGCTCAGCGAGCACGCCATCGGCGTGGTCTTCCTGGTGCTGGTCCTGGCGGTGGCGGCTGCCACGGTCCCCGCGGGCCGGCTGGCCGACCGCGTGGGCAAGGCGCGCATGGTGCTGCTGGGGATGGCGCTCGGTGCCGCGGGCATGTGGGCGATTCCGTTCGCGACGCGACTGTGGGAACTGGCGGGTGCCGCTGTGCTGCTGGGCGCGAGTTATGCTGCCTCCGCGCCGGCGTGGCTGGCGCTCGTCAGCGAGCTGGCGCCGCCCGACCGCCTGGGGCTGGCCGTGGGCGCATCCGAGACGGCGCAGGCCCTGGGCCTGGTGGTCGGGCCGCTGGTGGGCGGGCTGCTGTGGGATGCCGCCGGGCCGCAAGCGCCGTTCGTGGCGAGCGCGGCGGTACTCACCGCGGGTGCGGTGCTCGCGATGACAGCGGTCCGGCGGCACGAGGCGCTGGTGCGCGAGACGTCGGGCCGCTGA